GGGACAATTTATAGACGGGGCTGGTTGGAATCCGCCTTCCGATTACAATCAGTGTCAGCGAGGGTGGTGGCTGAATACGGTGAAGGCGGACAAACTAACCTATTGCGATCCGTATCTGGACATGATCACTGGGCAGATTGTCGTTTCGCTGGCTGTCCCGGTCAAGGACAAAGGGGAGCTTAAGGGTCTTGTGGGAATCGATTTGTTGACGTCGCGTGTCTCTGAAATCGTAGGCTCCCAAAAAATATCCGAAAATGCACAATCCTATTTGATTACTGGAAAAGGCATCTATATCACGAACAGCGATAACGCAAAGGTGCTCAAAGAAAATTTATTTGACGACGTTGATGATCCGGAGGTAAAGCGTGCCATTACAGGGGAACCCTTCGCGTTCGGGCACTTTGATCATAATAAACGGTATTATGTGTCGGTAAAATTCGAAGACGCAGACTGGATTTTGGTCAGCACCGGTCCGATGTCGGATATTTATGCCCCCTTGAAGCGTTTTACGCGGCTGATGGTTATCATTTTGGTGCCATTATTTGTCCTGGTAGCCTTGGGACTGGGCTTTTTCGTGATTCACAATGTAACCCGACCCGTGGTGTATCTCAAAACCATTGCCGAGCAGATGCGTCTAGGCGATTTTTCTACGACCATTGATATGAAAACCCGTTCCGATGAAATCGGTGACTTAGCCACCGCATTTAAAGCGATGAATCACGCCCAGAAAGAAAAAATTGAAAATGCACGCGCTATTGCACGTGGCGATCTGAATGTGACCATCGATATTATTTCAGACAAAGATGTCCTTGGCGTAGCACTGCAATCAGTGGTTCGCGCGTTAAACCAACTGATGACAACCACACAGGAACTGATTGATGCCGCGACGCGAGGCGAATTGAGCTATCGCGCAGATGCCTCCGTTTGCGAAGGGCAATACGCTGAAATGATCCAGTCGACCAACAAACTGATCGATACCATTGTTGAGCCGTTGCAGGTCGCGGCCGCCACGATTGATGCACAAGCAAATGGTGAATTTGATTTGATTACACAGACGTTTCAAGGTGAATACGAAGTGATCTGCAGTAATGTGAACAACGTGTCTCGAACACTGCAGCACATGATGCAGCAATTTGTGGAACTGGATCAGGCCGCCAAAGCAGGGCATTTAGATTTCCGGGGAGCACCGGATGCGTTCGAGGGCTCGTATCGTGAGATGATTGAAATTATCAACCGCTCACTGGATCAACTGATTCAGCCCCTGAAAGTTTCGGCGAAATACATGCAGGAAATCAGTCAGGGCAACAATCCCGGCTTACTGGAACAGAATTACGCCGGTGATTTTGACGAGATCAAACAGAGCATCAACGCGATGGTTACGTCACTGGATGCCTTGCTGAATGATGCGACACTACTGCTAAATGCGGCCAATGAGGGAAAACTGGACGTCCGGGCGGAACTGGATCGTCATAAAGGGCAGTACAAAGAAATCGTCCGCGGCATCAATGCGATGTTTACCAGTATGACGGAACCACTGGCAGAATGTGAGGCCGTTCTGGCGAGCACCGCACAGGGCGACCTGACACAGCGTATGACTGGAGCCTACCAAGGAGAATTTAACGCACTGAAAGATCATGTAAACAAAACGATGGATCAGTTGACCGATGCCTTGTCCGAGGTCGCATCGGGCGTTGAGCTTGTAAACGGCAGTGCGGAACAAATTTCTTCGGCCAGCGATTCGCTGTCCCAGGGGTCGACTACTCAGGCGGCTGCATTAGAAGAAATCAGTGCATCCATGACGGAAATTGCCAGTCAGGCGAAAGCCAATTCACACAACGCCACCGAGGCCGATTCACTGGCAGGAAAGGTGCGTAACACGGTAAATACGGGCAGAGAACACATTGACAGCATGGTTCAATCTATGCACAAAATTGAGGATTCCGGCACACAGATCGCGAAAATCATTAAGATTATTGATGATATAGCCTTTCAAACCAACTTGCTGGCGCTGAACGCCGCCGTCGAAGCCGCTCGAGCCGGCCAGCACGGAAAAGGCTTTGCCGTGGTTGCCGACGAAGTCCGTAATCTGGCGGGACGCAGTGCCCATGCTGCCAAGGATACATCCGCCATGATAGAAGACTCCAGCACCCGGATTGCTGATGGTCTGGCCGTAGCCGCTACTATGGTCGACTCGTTTGCCCAGATACAGGACGGCATCGGAAAAACAGCTGATTTGATTGGCGAAATTGCCGGCGCATCCAACGATCAGGCTAGTGCAGCGGAACAAGTAAATATCGGATTGCGCCAAGTAGATTCGGTCACCCAGCAAAATGCCGCAGGATCAGAGGAAACGGCCTCCGCCGCTCTTGAACTGAAGACGCAGTCAATGCGTTTGAACCAACAAGTAGGCCGCTTCAAACTCAAAACCAATACTGGTGCGGAGAATTCGAAATCGCTAGCCAAAAAGCAAACTGCGCGCGCCCTCCTGTCATAGAAAACCCGGGAATAGTCTCGAGAATAGTCTTCTTCATTTTGTTGTTTGTTTTTGATTGTTTGAATAAGGGTCATGCAAAAAATAAGTATTTTGTTGACATGGATGATTGTTTGAATAAGGGTCATGCAAATAATAAGTATTTTGTTGACATGGATGGTGTATTTTGGTGGGGTGGGCGTATGAGAAGAAGACGAATAAAGCGTGATGGGTTGGCGTATTATCATTTGATTAATCGGATGAC
The sequence above is drawn from the Spartobacteria bacterium genome and encodes:
- a CDS encoding HAMP domain-containing protein, coding for MKNMKLVVKMGLMVGVSFLVLLGIILFGVYSGFKHNLDKELVITSKTHGELIRSEISNWIAPKMQRVIDMASLVKVTDFDQYELYGRSLTAMVASDKDISDMYYANTTPFSEGGQFIDGAGWNPPSDYNQCQRGWWLNTVKADKLTYCDPYLDMITGQIVVSLAVPVKDKGELKGLVGIDLLTSRVSEIVGSQKISENAQSYLITGKGIYITNSDNAKVLKENLFDDVDDPEVKRAITGEPFAFGHFDHNKRYYVSVKFEDADWILVSTGPMSDIYAPLKRFTRLMVIILVPLFVLVALGLGFFVIHNVTRPVVYLKTIAEQMRLGDFSTTIDMKTRSDEIGDLATAFKAMNHAQKEKIENARAIARGDLNVTIDIISDKDVLGVALQSVVRALNQLMTTTQELIDAATRGELSYRADASVCEGQYAEMIQSTNKLIDTIVEPLQVAAATIDAQANGEFDLITQTFQGEYEVICSNVNNVSRTLQHMMQQFVELDQAAKAGHLDFRGAPDAFEGSYREMIEIINRSLDQLIQPLKVSAKYMQEISQGNNPGLLEQNYAGDFDEIKQSINAMVTSLDALLNDATLLLNAANEGKLDVRAELDRHKGQYKEIVRGINAMFTSMTEPLAECEAVLASTAQGDLTQRMTGAYQGEFNALKDHVNKTMDQLTDALSEVASGVELVNGSAEQISSASDSLSQGSTTQAAALEEISASMTEIASQAKANSHNATEADSLAGKVRNTVNTGREHIDSMVQSMHKIEDSGTQIAKIIKIIDDIAFQTNLLALNAAVEAARAGQHGKGFAVVADEVRNLAGRSAHAAKDTSAMIEDSSTRIADGLAVAATMVDSFAQIQDGIGKTADLIGEIAGASNDQASAAEQVNIGLRQVDSVTQQNAAGSEETASAALELKTQSMRLNQQVGRFKLKTNTGAENSKSLAKKQTARALLS